Proteins from a genomic interval of Nostoc sp. TCL240-02:
- a CDS encoding TVP38/TMEM64 family protein: protein MWNLKTGILLLTLSCIIATGIAVYLIGGIEPEQIQALLKASGIWAPIIYVALYVVATMLVLPSTVLNLTGGAIFGPWLGTFWTSFGAIIAAIIAFVFTRTIGRQTVAKRLAGRWQAMDAEVRRGGLFYMFAIRLVPIMPYGLVNFVAGLTSISFKDYVMGTTLGTVPSVLPFVLLGSSGLKAIKTGDFLPLVLALGLTGILVAGSTWYRHRRTFPKKAVESLRESDSSDDINPENK from the coding sequence GTGTGGAACTTGAAAACTGGTATTTTACTACTCACACTGAGTTGCATAATTGCAACTGGTATAGCAGTATATCTGATTGGGGGCATTGAACCAGAACAAATTCAGGCTTTGCTGAAAGCTTCTGGTATCTGGGCACCTATTATTTATGTTGCTTTGTATGTTGTAGCAACTATGTTAGTTCTGCCCTCAACAGTGTTGAATTTGACTGGAGGTGCAATTTTTGGCCCTTGGCTGGGTACTTTTTGGACTAGTTTTGGAGCAATTATTGCGGCAATTATTGCTTTCGTTTTTACTAGAACCATTGGACGGCAAACAGTTGCAAAACGACTAGCAGGACGCTGGCAGGCTATGGATGCTGAGGTACGGCGTGGAGGGCTTTTTTATATGTTTGCCATCCGACTAGTACCAATCATGCCTTATGGCTTAGTAAACTTTGTTGCTGGACTGACTTCGATCAGCTTTAAAGATTATGTTATGGGCACAACACTTGGTACTGTTCCTAGTGTCTTACCTTTTGTACTACTAGGTAGTTCTGGTTTGAAAGCAATCAAAACAGGTGATTTTTTGCCGCTAGTACTCGCTTTGGGTTTAACTGGAATACTGGTAGCAGGGTCTACTTGGTATCGCCATCGTCGGACTTTTCCTAAAAAAGCTGTAGAAAGCCTGAGAGAATCTGACTCTTCAGATGACATCAATCCGGAGAATAAATAA
- a CDS encoding aliphatic sulfonate ABC transporter substrate-binding protein → MPALKGKFEFRKSPRTTRRSLLFALGYCLMLSTTLSSCSEAKNNTQQSAASPESVAVSTTTEKQVVRIVRSKQLSALAVLEKQGSLEKRLEPLGFKVQWAEFAAGPQQLEALNANGLDIASTAESPPVFSQAAGAPLVYLATTRPSGKAISLLVPVNSSIKSVTDLKGKKVAFQKASIGHYLLVKALEDAGLKLSDVQSVFLAPADANAAFSQNKVDAWYIWEPFGTRNVQNKIARVLADGDKLRDTGNFYSTSRQFYQAHPDVIKVFLEELEKSEIWTKAHPKEVAQLLAPVTQLDPPTLEIMHNKYDYGLLPITEKTITKQQEVADKWYSLGLIPKKVNVRDGFLTPEEYAKITPSDVLANK, encoded by the coding sequence ATGCCAGCTTTAAAAGGAAAGTTTGAATTCAGAAAAAGCCCGAGAACAACACGTCGTTCTTTGCTATTTGCTTTGGGCTACTGCTTAATGCTATCGACTACCCTATCAAGTTGTAGTGAAGCCAAAAATAACACTCAACAGTCAGCAGCTTCTCCTGAGTCGGTGGCCGTATCTACCACTACAGAGAAGCAAGTAGTACGGATTGTACGTTCCAAACAACTTTCCGCTTTAGCAGTTTTAGAAAAGCAGGGTTCCTTAGAAAAGCGATTAGAGCCTCTGGGTTTTAAAGTGCAGTGGGCTGAGTTTGCGGCTGGGCCACAACAGCTAGAAGCCCTGAATGCAAATGGATTGGATATTGCATCTACAGCCGAATCGCCTCCTGTATTTTCACAAGCAGCAGGAGCGCCCCTTGTTTATCTAGCTACTACACGTCCTAGTGGTAAAGCTATTTCACTTTTAGTTCCTGTAAATTCTTCAATTAAAAGTGTTACTGATTTGAAGGGGAAAAAAGTAGCTTTTCAGAAAGCTTCTATCGGGCATTATCTATTAGTTAAAGCATTAGAAGATGCGGGATTAAAACTGAGCGATGTCCAATCAGTTTTTTTAGCACCGGCAGATGCAAATGCGGCATTCAGTCAAAATAAGGTGGATGCTTGGTATATTTGGGAGCCATTCGGTACCAGGAATGTACAAAATAAAATAGCTCGTGTTTTAGCAGATGGTGATAAATTGCGGGATACTGGCAACTTTTACTCAACTTCACGCCAATTTTATCAGGCTCATCCTGATGTAATCAAAGTATTTTTAGAGGAGTTAGAAAAGTCAGAAATCTGGACGAAGGCTCATCCCAAAGAAGTTGCACAACTACTTGCTCCTGTAACTCAGCTAGATCCACCGACTCTAGAAATAATGCACAATAAATATGATTATGGGCTGTTACCAATTACGGAGAAAACTATTACTAAACAACAGGAAGTTGCAGATAAGTGGTACAGCCTTGGACTTATCCCCAAAAAGGTGAATGTTAGAGATGGCTTTTTAACGCCTGAAGAATACGCCAAAATTACTCCTTCAGATGTATTAGCTAATAAGTAG
- a CDS encoding FAD-dependent oxidoreductase, protein MLKTLTTDFELDLEADVLVIGGGPAGTWAAWSAASSGARVVLVDKGYCGTTGCAAASGNGVWYVPPDPEARETAKASRESLGGFLSDRSWMDRVLDQTYANVNQLAEWGYPFPTDDEGKPYRRSLQGPEYMRLMRRQIQRAGVKILDNSPALELLVDNDGAVAGATGVNRQTGEKWIVRSQSTIIATGGCAFLSKALGCNVLTGDGYLMAAEAGAEMSGMEFSNAYGISPAFSSVTKTLFYNWATFTYEDGTVIPGASSHRRSIIAETLLQQPVYAIIDKAAESMRPSMRLAQPNFFLPFDRAGIDPFTQRFPVTLRLEGTVRGTGGIRIVDESCASSVRGLYAAGDAATRELICGGFTGGGSHNAAWAISSGYWSGKSAAEYSRSLGEYKTQRLVLGVGEVGLQSGSDRSQPLATDEVIQAVQAEVFPYEKNYFRTEQGLTESLGKLNHLWQELRSSQVTSDKELIRAREAAAMVATARWMYSSAIERKETRGMHKHQDYPELDANQQHHLISGGLDQVWVKSQPLSIEKPLSKIGAAV, encoded by the coding sequence ATGCTGAAGACGTTAACAACCGATTTTGAACTCGACTTAGAAGCAGATGTGCTTGTGATTGGAGGTGGGCCAGCTGGAACTTGGGCGGCTTGGAGTGCTGCATCAAGTGGAGCTAGAGTTGTCCTCGTAGACAAAGGATATTGTGGTACGACTGGATGTGCTGCGGCATCTGGAAATGGTGTGTGGTATGTGCCACCCGATCCAGAAGCACGAGAAACTGCAAAGGCGAGTCGGGAATCATTGGGTGGGTTTTTATCCGATCGCAGTTGGATGGATCGAGTACTGGATCAGACCTATGCAAACGTCAATCAGTTAGCAGAGTGGGGCTATCCATTTCCTACCGACGATGAAGGTAAACCCTATCGGCGATCGCTCCAAGGGCCAGAATATATGCGGCTGATGCGGCGGCAAATTCAACGCGCAGGAGTCAAGATTTTAGACAACAGCCCCGCCTTAGAACTACTGGTAGATAACGATGGTGCTGTTGCTGGTGCAACAGGTGTGAACCGTCAGACTGGTGAGAAATGGATAGTGCGATCGCAGTCCACAATTATCGCAACTGGCGGCTGTGCGTTTCTCAGCAAAGCGTTAGGATGCAACGTCCTGACAGGGGATGGTTATCTAATGGCGGCAGAAGCTGGTGCTGAGATGTCGGGTATGGAATTCTCTAATGCTTACGGCATCTCTCCCGCCTTTTCTTCAGTTACCAAAACCCTGTTTTATAATTGGGCAACCTTTACCTATGAAGATGGTACTGTAATTCCCGGTGCAAGTTCTCATAGACGCTCAATAATTGCCGAAACATTGCTGCAACAGCCAGTTTACGCCATCATAGACAAAGCGGCGGAATCGATGCGGCCATCTATGCGTTTAGCGCAACCCAACTTCTTTTTACCCTTTGACCGTGCAGGGATCGATCCATTTACTCAACGTTTCCCTGTGACTCTGCGCCTAGAAGGAACTGTGCGCGGTACGGGAGGAATTCGGATTGTCGATGAGAGTTGTGCCAGTTCTGTACGGGGACTTTATGCGGCTGGAGATGCAGCCACACGCGAACTAATTTGTGGCGGATTTACTGGCGGTGGCAGCCACAATGCAGCTTGGGCAATATCTTCTGGCTATTGGTCGGGGAAATCGGCTGCTGAATATAGCCGCAGTTTGGGAGAATACAAAACTCAACGACTAGTTTTGGGTGTTGGAGAGGTAGGATTACAAAGTGGGAGCGATCGCTCTCAACCTTTAGCAACTGATGAAGTGATTCAAGCAGTCCAAGCTGAAGTATTCCCTTACGAAAAGAACTATTTCCGTACAGAACAAGGCTTAACCGAGTCTTTGGGTAAACTAAATCATCTTTGGCAAGAACTCCGCAGTAGCCAAGTAACATCAGATAAAGAGTTAATCCGGGCGCGAGAAGCTGCCGCGATGGTAGCTACAGCCCGATGGATGTACAGCAGTGCCATTGAACGTAAAGAAACTCGTGGTATGCACAAACATCAAGACTATCCAGAACTTGATGCTAACCAACAACATCATCTGATTAGTGGCGGATTAGATCAGGTTTGGGTGAAGAGTCAGCCGCTAAGTATAGAAAAGCCTTTATCTAAAATAGGAGCAGCAGTGTGA
- a CDS encoding ABC transporter substrate-binding protein, which yields MLAIALGTGSISKNKLTSRLSTSVACVLLLLTTACSQGETKSAQSIEAVNVNNAVAASNNISTLRIGYVGNSEPTGSLGWAKKKGILERELKKAGFKNITFGRFPNGPDLNEALVAGQLDVGSLGDTPAIVLKARGQETRLLRISQFNTTAWLVAKKNGPRSLAELKGQKIATQKGSYMHRYLLGLLAEAKIAKDVKVVHLMTTEAKAALERGDVAAYATSSDLGPFLKSQGFPVIDSSANHKGLSGTSLVVATESFLAKQPDFPQKFNAILTEAAKDLKANSEEYYQYHAQTTKYPIDIIKESFPLKQVSEEPLPAEGVKLLEGTKKFLVSQGLAKSDFKLTDWVAEEK from the coding sequence ATGCTGGCGATCGCACTAGGAACAGGTTCTATCAGTAAAAATAAACTTACTTCCAGATTATCAACCTCAGTAGCTTGTGTCCTACTGCTACTAACTACAGCATGTAGCCAAGGCGAAACTAAATCTGCTCAATCCATTGAGGCTGTTAATGTCAACAACGCTGTAGCTGCATCTAACAACATTTCTACCCTACGAATAGGTTATGTAGGTAATTCAGAACCTACAGGATCGCTTGGTTGGGCAAAGAAAAAGGGAATATTAGAACGGGAGTTGAAAAAAGCGGGATTTAAAAACATTACTTTTGGAAGATTTCCTAACGGGCCGGATCTAAATGAAGCGCTTGTCGCCGGACAATTAGATGTTGGTTCTTTAGGCGATACACCAGCCATAGTTTTGAAAGCTAGGGGTCAGGAAACCCGGTTGCTAAGGATTAGCCAATTTAATACAACCGCCTGGTTAGTGGCGAAAAAGAATGGCCCGCGATCGCTTGCTGAACTTAAGGGTCAAAAAATAGCTACGCAAAAAGGCTCTTATATGCATAGATACCTGCTGGGACTATTAGCTGAAGCTAAAATTGCCAAGGATGTAAAAGTTGTTCACTTAATGACTACTGAGGCAAAAGCGGCTTTAGAACGTGGTGATGTAGCAGCTTATGCAACCTCTAGCGATCTGGGGCCTTTTCTGAAATCACAAGGGTTTCCAGTGATTGATTCTTCTGCGAATCATAAAGGTCTTTCAGGGACATCATTAGTTGTAGCAACTGAAAGTTTTTTGGCAAAACAGCCTGATTTCCCACAGAAATTTAATGCAATTCTCACAGAAGCAGCGAAGGATTTAAAAGCCAATTCTGAAGAATATTATCAGTACCATGCCCAAACTACTAAATATCCCATCGATATCATCAAAGAATCGTTCCCACTTAAACAGGTATCAGAAGAACCATTACCAGCCGAGGGAGTGAAACTTTTAGAGGGAACAAAGAAATTTTTAGTATCGCAGGGTTTAGCAAAGTCGGACTTTAAATTAACAGACTGGGTTGCTGAAGAAAAATAG
- a CDS encoding class I SAM-dependent methyltransferase: MTQLKTLPTYDPSLFEGAAEGYAQYRTKYPPVVFDKLAEIFNLNGQGRLLDLGTGPGLISIPLRTQFEEVVAIDPDPEMIAEAKRQAAAVGANNITWLEQGAELIDSSLGKFKLTTIGRAFHWMERELVLERIYELLTDDGGLALLQTGDNPWESNLPWKQAAIGVVKKWLGEERRTGQRGQGTRKPVDPPHEVVIGNSAFARQENYEVPFEKSWTIDSYLGYLYTTAFSLKIFYGDKAPAFEKDLREALLAVEPSGHFTEELKATILVAWKH; encoded by the coding sequence ATGACTCAACTAAAAACACTTCCAACCTACGACCCAAGTTTATTTGAGGGAGCAGCTGAGGGCTACGCTCAATATAGAACCAAATACCCACCAGTTGTATTCGACAAACTAGCCGAAATATTTAATCTCAATGGTCAAGGACGACTCCTTGATTTAGGTACTGGCCCAGGATTAATTTCAATTCCCCTACGAACCCAATTTGAAGAAGTTGTTGCAATCGACCCCGATCCAGAAATGATTGCAGAAGCTAAACGGCAAGCAGCAGCAGTCGGAGCAAATAATATTACTTGGTTAGAACAAGGAGCCGAGTTAATCGACTCTAGTTTAGGGAAATTTAAGTTAACCACCATTGGTAGAGCCTTCCATTGGATGGAACGCGAATTAGTGCTTGAACGCATTTATGAATTGCTAACTGATGATGGTGGATTAGCACTGCTTCAGACTGGTGATAACCCTTGGGAAAGCAATCTACCTTGGAAACAAGCTGCTATTGGAGTAGTAAAAAAATGGTTAGGTGAAGAACGGCGGACTGGACAACGAGGACAAGGGACTCGTAAGCCAGTTGATCCTCCCCATGAAGTCGTAATTGGTAATTCAGCTTTTGCTCGTCAAGAAAACTATGAAGTGCCATTTGAAAAATCTTGGACTATCGATAGCTATCTCGGCTATTTATACACTACAGCCTTCTCTCTGAAAATTTTCTATGGCGATAAAGCTCCAGCATTTGAAAAGGATCTTAGAGAAGCGTTGCTAGCAGTTGAGCCATCTGGACATTTCACAGAAGAACTCAAAGCTACAATCCTAGTCGCTTGGAAGCACTAG
- a CDS encoding ferredoxin family protein, with the protein MIELVSESRCIKCNICVNICPTNVFDRVADAPPTIARQSDCQTCYMCELYCPVDALYVAPESDVTASVNEAELVEVGLLGSYRENIGWGHKRTSTAKADQTFQILKQMK; encoded by the coding sequence GTGATTGAGTTGGTCAGCGAATCGCGGTGCATAAAATGTAATATCTGCGTGAATATTTGTCCAACCAACGTGTTTGACCGTGTAGCTGATGCGCCGCCAACCATTGCTCGACAGAGTGACTGTCAAACCTGTTATATGTGCGAATTGTATTGTCCAGTTGATGCCCTTTATGTTGCACCAGAAAGCGATGTGACGGCTTCAGTCAATGAAGCAGAATTGGTAGAAGTTGGGCTGCTGGGTAGTTACCGGGAAAACATCGGTTGGGGGCATAAACGCACTTCAACAGCAAAAGCAGATCAAACATTCCAAATTTTAAAGCAGATGAAATAG
- a CDS encoding amidohydrolase family protein, whose translation MTIALDRPQKTRSAQIREKLGYPIIDTDVHTQEFEPAVLDYLEQVGGTELVERFKENLPGSSRFKWYKQSWEERFAYRTNRPNWWGRPTKNTLNLATISLPKLLHERLEEAGTDFAVVYPNLATMAPNIGNEEMRRAVCRAVNTYHADIFRPYSDRLTPIAAIPLHTPEEGIEELEYAVNVLGLKAIQIPGYVRRPIPAFEKYGKEVANEVVWIDNFGLDSQYDYDPFWAKCVELKVVPTTHASSQGWTTQRSVTNAQYNHINHFAFAAEALCKSLFFGGVTRRFPQLKFAFLEGGSAWGASLYADIIWHWETRNKQHLLSNNNPAIIDKEALVELYTRYGGELVDGRLDKIGDGLGFHHQLLAPEDPGQLDEFELAGIEKPEDVRDRFLNHFYFGTESDDTRVSQAFNRAANPFGDRVKAFLGSDSGHWDVPDITAVTANAYSMAEREIITEEDLRYFLSIHPLELYTSLNQDFFKGTGVEKAANEYLAGK comes from the coding sequence ATGACGATCGCTTTAGACCGCCCACAAAAAACCAGGTCTGCTCAAATTCGCGAAAAACTTGGTTATCCAATCATTGACACCGATGTACATACCCAAGAATTTGAACCAGCAGTCTTGGATTATTTAGAACAAGTTGGTGGAACGGAACTTGTAGAACGTTTCAAAGAGAATTTACCAGGATCTTCTCGCTTTAAGTGGTACAAACAAAGTTGGGAAGAACGTTTTGCTTATCGTACCAATCGCCCTAACTGGTGGGGTCGTCCTACAAAAAATACTTTGAATTTGGCTACCATTAGCTTGCCCAAGTTGTTGCATGAGCGCTTGGAAGAAGCAGGTACAGACTTTGCCGTTGTGTACCCCAACTTGGCAACAATGGCCCCAAATATCGGCAACGAAGAAATGCGGCGGGCTGTTTGTCGAGCAGTTAACACCTACCATGCTGACATTTTCCGTCCTTATAGCGATCGCTTAACACCCATCGCCGCCATTCCCCTGCACACTCCCGAAGAAGGGATTGAAGAGTTGGAATATGCGGTAAATGTTCTGGGACTCAAAGCAATTCAAATTCCTGGTTACGTTCGTCGTCCAATTCCTGCCTTTGAGAAGTATGGTAAAGAAGTAGCTAACGAAGTGGTTTGGATTGATAACTTTGGTTTAGATAGCCAGTATGATTACGATCCATTCTGGGCTAAGTGCGTAGAACTGAAAGTTGTACCCACAACTCACGCCTCTAGCCAAGGTTGGACAACTCAGCGTTCTGTCACCAACGCCCAGTATAATCACATTAATCACTTCGCCTTTGCAGCAGAAGCATTATGCAAATCGCTGTTCTTTGGTGGAGTTACTCGCCGCTTCCCACAATTAAAGTTTGCCTTCTTAGAAGGTGGTTCAGCTTGGGGTGCTAGTCTATACGCTGATATTATTTGGCACTGGGAAACCCGGAACAAACAACATTTGTTATCAAATAATAATCCTGCTATTATCGATAAGGAAGCATTAGTAGAGTTGTACACTCGTTACGGTGGCGAACTTGTAGATGGACGCTTAGATAAAATTGGTGATGGTTTAGGATTCCACCATCAATTATTGGCTCCTGAAGATCCAGGTCAACTCGATGAATTTGAATTAGCAGGAATTGAGAAGCCAGAAGATGTGCGCGATCGCTTCTTGAATCATTTCTACTTTGGTACAGAATCAGACGATACCCGTGTAAGCCAAGCTTTTAATCGTGCAGCTAATCCCTTTGGCGATAGAGTTAAAGCCTTCTTAGGTTCAGATTCCGGTCACTGGGATGTGCCTGATATCACCGCCGTTACTGCCAATGCTTACTCAATGGCAGAACGCGAAATCATTACCGAAGAAGACCTCCGCTATTTCCTCTCAATCCATCCCTTGGAGTTGTACACCAGTCTCAATCAAGACTTCTTCAAGGGTACAGGTGTTGAGAAAGCCGCAAACGAATATCTAGCTGGGAAATAG
- a CDS encoding TauD/TfdA family dioxygenase, which translates to MPTSTLTKVQISPIDAPLGAIVTDFDASNAIAPEVILQLKEALRDRHILIFKDQKLSDEQLLNFALYFGALFVPSDETPVLASKPGETPVVISISNVDGGYTGTGELTFHSDHKWTPTPSSGSLLYALEIPTHGGNTYWLNTNLAYEALDETTKEEIADLQLITYNPEVLNVKKNPIKIAQNMVVLG; encoded by the coding sequence ATGCCTACCTCGACTTTAACCAAGGTTCAAATAAGTCCTATCGATGCTCCCTTGGGAGCGATAGTTACCGACTTTGATGCCAGTAACGCGATCGCACCTGAAGTTATATTACAACTTAAGGAAGCTCTGCGCGATCGCCACATTTTAATATTCAAAGATCAAAAGCTCTCTGATGAACAGCTTTTGAACTTTGCTTTATACTTTGGCGCACTCTTTGTACCATCTGATGAAACTCCAGTATTAGCTTCTAAACCGGGAGAAACCCCGGTGGTGATTTCGATTTCTAATGTCGATGGCGGCTATACCGGTACTGGAGAACTAACTTTTCATTCTGACCACAAATGGACTCCCACCCCATCTAGTGGTTCGCTTCTTTATGCTTTGGAAATACCAACTCATGGTGGAAATACTTATTGGTTAAATACAAATTTGGCCTATGAGGCATTAGATGAAACCACCAAAGAAGAGATTGCAGATTTACAGCTAATTACCTACAACCCAGAAGTGTTGAATGTTAAGAAAAATCCGATAAAAATAGCCCAAAATATGGTAGTTTTGGGCTAA
- a CDS encoding amidohydrolase family protein, protein MTIALDRPHKTKSAQIREKLGYPIIDTDVHTQEFPPAFLDYLEQVAGTAIAERFQEHLPGASRSKWFKQSWDERRTYRTARPPFWTRPTNDALNLATVSLPKLLHERLQEAGTDFAVVYPNLATMAPHIGHEEMRWAVCRAANTYHADIFRPYSDRLTPIASIPMNTPEEAIAELEYAVKVLGLKAIQIPGHIRRPIPAFEKYGEEVANEAIWIDTFGLDSKYDYDPFWAKCVELKVVPTTHSSGMGWINRRSISNYQYNHIGHFASAAEALCKSLFFGGVTHRFPTLKFAFLEGGAAWGASLYTDLIWHWDTRNKDHLVENNNPANIDREELLELYTRYGGELVHGRLDRLGSGLGFHAELLSPLEPGDLDEFAVAGVTKPEDIRDRFLNHFYFGTESDDTRVAQAFNRKANPYGDRVKAFLGSDSGHWDVPDITAIAANTYSMVERKIITEEDLQYFLSIHPLELYTSLNRDFFKGTAVEKTADEFLASKV, encoded by the coding sequence ATGACTATTGCACTAGACCGTCCACATAAAACCAAGTCTGCTCAAATCCGCGAAAAACTTGGTTATCCGATCATTGATACCGATGTACATACCCAAGAATTTCCCCCAGCATTCTTAGACTATTTAGAGCAAGTTGCTGGAACTGCGATCGCAGAGCGTTTTCAAGAACACTTACCCGGTGCATCTCGCTCTAAATGGTTTAAACAATCTTGGGATGAACGTCGTACTTACCGCACTGCCCGCCCTCCCTTCTGGACTCGTCCCACTAACGATGCTTTAAATTTAGCTACAGTTAGTTTGCCCAAGTTGTTGCACGAACGCTTGCAAGAGGCTGGTACAGACTTTGCCGTTGTGTACCCCAACTTGGCAACAATGGCACCACACATTGGTCATGAAGAGATGCGGTGGGCTGTTTGTCGTGCAGCTAATACTTACCACGCTGATATTTTCCGTCCTTATAGCGATCGCTTAACACCCATTGCTTCCATCCCCATGAATACGCCCGAAGAGGCGATCGCAGAATTGGAATATGCGGTGAAAGTGCTGGGACTCAAAGCCATTCAAATCCCCGGACATATCCGCCGCCCCATTCCCGCCTTCGAGAAATATGGCGAAGAAGTAGCCAACGAAGCCATCTGGATTGACACCTTTGGCTTAGATAGTAAATATGATTACGATCCCTTCTGGGCGAAGTGCGTAGAACTGAAAGTTGTACCCACCACCCACTCTTCCGGTATGGGCTGGATAAATCGGCGTTCCATTAGCAATTACCAATACAACCATATTGGTCACTTTGCATCGGCTGCGGAAGCACTATGCAAATCTCTGTTCTTTGGTGGCGTAACTCACCGCTTCCCCACACTCAAATTTGCCTTCTTAGAAGGAGGTGCAGCTTGGGGTGCTAGTTTGTACACCGATTTGATTTGGCACTGGGATACCCGCAATAAGGATCATTTGGTGGAGAATAACAATCCCGCCAATATCGATCGCGAAGAACTGCTAGAACTATATACCCGTTACGGTGGTGAATTAGTACATGGTCGTTTGGATCGGCTAGGTAGTGGTTTAGGTTTCCACGCTGAGTTATTATCTCCCCTAGAACCAGGTGATTTAGATGAATTTGCCGTTGCAGGAGTTACCAAGCCAGAGGATATTCGCGATCGCTTCTTGAATCACTTTTACTTCGGTACAGAATCAGATGATACTCGTGTAGCTCAAGCCTTTAACCGCAAAGCTAACCCTTATGGCGATCGCGTTAAAGCCTTCTTAGGTTCCGATTCTGGTCACTGGGATGTACCTGATATTACTGCGATCGCTGCTAATACGTATTCAATGGTAGAACGCAAGATTATCACCGAAGAAGATTTGCAATACTTCCTGTCAATTCATCCCTTGGAGTTGTACACCAGCCTGAATCGTGATTTCTTCAAAGGTACGGCTGTGGAGAAAACAGCAGATGAATTTCTGGCTAGCAAGGTTTAA
- a CDS encoding glycosyltransferase family 2 protein, whose protein sequence is MLPKYSLIVPIYNEEEIIPELYRRLSAVMNRLDGLVELILINDGSRDRSLRLIRELHEKDPRICYLSFARNFGHQIAVTAGLNFVRGQVIIILDADLQDPPELIPDMIEKWRQGYQVVYAQRTQRLKEGWFKRFTAYFFYRLLKKLADVDIPTDTGDFCLMDRQIVDILNSMPERTRYIRGLRSWVGFQQTAIRFERDPRFAGEVKYTFSKSLALAINGLVSFSIVPLRLSTYLGLLAAAAAIFMALLILYWRLFLPHSPLTGFTIILMAIFFLGSVQLVSVGILGEYIGRIYEEVKARPLYTLAEVGGFYSKSPNSTHNADKLVEAPYLKRDEDS, encoded by the coding sequence ATGCTACCAAAGTATTCATTGATTGTTCCAATTTATAACGAAGAAGAAATTATACCCGAACTATACCGCAGACTAAGTGCAGTAATGAATCGGCTAGATGGTCTTGTCGAATTAATTTTAATCAATGATGGTAGCCGCGATCGCTCCTTACGATTAATACGAGAACTCCATGAAAAAGACCCACGCATTTGCTACCTGAGCTTTGCTCGTAACTTTGGTCATCAAATTGCAGTTACTGCCGGTCTTAATTTTGTTCGGGGTCAAGTTATTATTATCCTTGATGCTGACTTACAAGATCCGCCAGAATTAATCCCAGACATGATTGAAAAATGGCGACAGGGCTATCAGGTCGTCTACGCTCAACGCACACAACGCCTCAAGGAAGGATGGTTTAAGCGTTTTACTGCCTACTTTTTTTATCGTCTCCTCAAGAAGCTTGCAGATGTAGATATTCCTACTGATACTGGTGATTTTTGTTTAATGGATCGGCAAATTGTAGATATTCTCAATTCTATGCCAGAACGTACCCGCTACATTCGTGGTTTGCGTTCTTGGGTTGGCTTTCAGCAAACAGCAATTCGGTTCGAGCGCGATCCCCGCTTTGCTGGAGAAGTTAAATACACTTTCAGCAAATCTTTGGCTCTTGCCATTAATGGTCTAGTATCCTTTTCGATAGTGCCACTGCGGTTATCAACCTACTTAGGCTTGTTAGCGGCGGCGGCGGCCATCTTCATGGCTTTATTGATCTTGTATTGGCGGCTTTTTCTCCCCCATTCGCCTTTAACTGGGTTCACGATTATTTTGATGGCAATTTTCTTTCTCGGATCTGTGCAGTTAGTTAGTGTTGGTATCTTAGGCGAATATATAGGGCGCATCTATGAAGAAGTTAAAGCTAGACCCCTTTATACTTTGGCAGAGGTAGGTGGCTTCTATTCTAAATCTCCCAATTCAACACATAATGCTGACAAATTAGTTGAGGCTCCCTACCTTAAAAGAGATGAGGATTCTTAA